From a region of the Vibrio orientalis CIP 102891 = ATCC 33934 genome:
- a CDS encoding alpha-amylase family protein, protein MKKHNIYQVFTRLFGNKKQVNLPWGTLEENGVGKFSDFTDTALNEIRKLGITHIWYTGVPHHALINDYSKFGISNDHPSIVKGRAGSPYAVKDYYSVNPDLADDPAKRNQEFADLIKRTHDAGMKVIIDIVPNHVARAYQGLNNPIGVDDFGATDNTDIEYHRDNNFYYIPQQAFELPDALTKFPPLGGEQHPLLKDPYFEFPAKWTGNGSRLAKPNHDDWYETVKINYGVKPDGTRDFDALPKEFGDLSAQQHYQFWLDKSVPDSWKKFRDIALYWLEEGVDGFRYDMAEMVPVEFWSYLNSSIKHQQPDALLMAEVYQPELYRDYIQLGKMDYLYDKVDLYDSLKAIIRGQASTAEIGRIEYQLRDIEHHMLHFLDNHDEQRLACSEFAGSGENGKPAMLISACLSSAPTMIYFGQEVGEKGEENAGFGLPTRTSIFDYIGVPAHQRWMNNGAFDGGLLSKSETQLREFYQTLLNLTLNHSALTGEYHDLYAANYENFAHMQDKLYAFARSDGNQVLVIATNFSNQEASQLALNIPQHLIAEWHLKDGIYTMRDKLNECDCQLIVQAGEGRVALHFTPMATLFLCLALPA, encoded by the coding sequence ATGAAAAAGCACAATATCTATCAAGTCTTTACCCGACTCTTTGGCAATAAAAAGCAAGTCAATTTACCTTGGGGCACCCTAGAGGAAAATGGTGTAGGCAAATTCAGTGACTTTACCGACACTGCATTAAATGAAATACGCAAACTTGGCATCACCCACATTTGGTATACTGGTGTTCCTCACCACGCATTAATTAATGACTATTCAAAGTTCGGCATTAGCAATGACCACCCTAGCATTGTTAAGGGACGCGCTGGTTCGCCGTATGCGGTGAAAGACTACTATTCTGTTAATCCAGATTTAGCTGACGACCCGGCGAAAAGAAATCAAGAATTTGCTGATTTAATCAAGCGTACCCATGATGCGGGCATGAAAGTGATCATCGATATTGTGCCGAATCATGTCGCGCGCGCGTATCAAGGACTAAACAATCCTATCGGGGTCGATGATTTTGGCGCGACTGACAATACTGATATTGAATATCATCGAGACAATAACTTTTACTACATTCCGCAGCAGGCATTTGAGCTTCCCGATGCGCTAACGAAGTTTCCGCCGCTTGGTGGGGAACAGCACCCTCTTCTAAAGGATCCCTACTTTGAGTTCCCAGCAAAATGGACAGGTAATGGTTCTCGACTCGCCAAACCGAACCATGATGATTGGTATGAGACTGTTAAGATCAACTATGGTGTGAAACCTGACGGCACAAGAGACTTTGATGCTCTACCGAAAGAGTTTGGAGATCTGTCTGCGCAGCAGCACTATCAGTTTTGGTTAGATAAATCCGTGCCTGATTCGTGGAAAAAGTTTCGCGATATCGCTCTCTATTGGCTAGAAGAAGGGGTTGATGGGTTTCGCTACGACATGGCAGAGATGGTGCCCGTTGAGTTCTGGAGTTACCTAAATAGCTCCATCAAGCACCAACAGCCTGACGCGTTATTAATGGCCGAGGTCTACCAACCTGAGCTGTATCGTGACTATATCCAGCTTGGAAAAATGGACTACCTCTACGATAAGGTCGACCTATACGACAGCTTAAAAGCCATTATTCGCGGCCAGGCCTCAACCGCAGAGATTGGCCGAATCGAATATCAACTGCGCGATATTGAACACCACATGCTGCATTTTTTAGATAATCATGACGAGCAGAGACTTGCTTGCTCTGAGTTTGCAGGCAGTGGCGAAAACGGTAAGCCCGCGATGTTGATTTCAGCGTGCTTATCTTCTGCCCCGACGATGATCTACTTTGGTCAGGAAGTCGGAGAAAAAGGCGAAGAAAATGCAGGCTTTGGACTCCCAACCAGAACATCGATTTTCGATTACATTGGCGTGCCTGCGCATCAAAGGTGGATGAACAATGGGGCTTTCGATGGCGGTCTATTAAGCAAAAGTGAGACACAGCTAAGAGAGTTCTATCAAACGCTGCTTAACCTAACGTTAAACCATTCAGCGTTGACTGGGGAATATCATGATTTGTATGCGGCTAACTATGAAAACTTCGCTCATATGCAGGACAAACTGTATGCCTTTGCACGCTCAGATGGCAATCAAGTACTCGTAATAGCCACTAACTTTAGTAACCAAGAGGCAAGCCAACTGGCGTTGAATATACCTCAGCATCTCATCGCAGAGTGGCACTTAAAAGACGGTATCTACACCATGCGTGATAAGCTCAATGAATGCGATTGCCAGCTTATCGTTCAAGCGGGAGAAGGACGAGTTGCCTTGCACTTTACGCCAATGGCAACCCTATTTCTCTGCTTAGCGCTCCCAGCTTAA
- a CDS encoding ABC transporter ATP-binding protein gives MIQFNQISKQYQMGQQQVAALNQVSGEIKQGEMVALCGPSGSGKSTLLNILGLLDMDYQGEISLSGNAYPKDPKQAALLRRTQLGFVFQKFNLVPVMTAWENVAYPLMLNGYSVQEQKRMASELLEHVGLAEFKDHRPDNLSGGQQQRVAIARALVHKPQLVIADEPTASLDSRTAGIVIDLMKNLGHQMGTTFVVATHDSRMALHCDRSIDLVDGRINEEAIKWAS, from the coding sequence ATGATTCAGTTTAATCAGATTAGTAAGCAGTACCAAATGGGGCAACAGCAAGTCGCCGCCCTCAACCAGGTCAGTGGTGAGATCAAGCAAGGTGAGATGGTTGCCCTATGTGGTCCTTCAGGTTCAGGTAAAAGTACGTTACTCAACATCTTAGGATTACTTGATATGGACTATCAGGGAGAAATCTCATTATCAGGCAACGCTTATCCAAAGGATCCTAAGCAAGCGGCATTGCTACGTCGAACCCAACTGGGTTTTGTGTTTCAAAAATTCAATCTTGTTCCGGTGATGACAGCGTGGGAAAACGTGGCTTATCCGTTGATGCTTAATGGCTATTCAGTCCAAGAACAAAAAAGGATGGCAAGCGAGCTGCTAGAACACGTTGGATTGGCGGAATTTAAAGATCATCGACCAGACAATCTATCGGGCGGCCAACAACAGAGAGTAGCGATTGCAAGAGCCTTAGTTCATAAACCACAGCTAGTAATTGCTGATGAACCCACAGCCAGTCTAGACAGCCGCACAGCAGGGATAGTGATTGATTTGATGAAAAACTTAGGTCACCAAATGGGCACGACATTTGTGGTTGCCACCCATGATTCGCGAATGGCTTTGCACTGTGACCGCTCGATAGATCTTGTTGATGGCCGCATAAATGAGGAGGCAATCAAATGGGCAAGTTAA
- a CDS encoding outer membrane lipoprotein-sorting protein, producing the protein MFNRIKSLLVLSALVTSTVYANDVEQMVKNADQFRLESKSAKVVSLVSLYQNEQLDKTRQYSVYTRPNRESLVLFKSQVEAGQKMLMLGDNYWLVMPKSRRPIRITPMQKLLGEASVGDISTLTWSEDYQPSLITTEMVESGGQQIKTNQLQLQATTKGASYHRIDLWLNQSNDFPVKADLYLRSGKLAKQAWFTAGERDGQTRVVAMTLLDQIQPAKKTVIEYQEVTEAALDDKYYNPAYLTRNALSEL; encoded by the coding sequence ATGTTTAATCGAATTAAATCTCTTCTTGTGTTGAGTGCTTTAGTTACCTCGACTGTGTATGCGAATGATGTTGAACAAATGGTGAAAAATGCCGATCAATTTCGCTTGGAATCTAAGTCGGCCAAAGTGGTTTCATTGGTGAGCTTGTATCAGAACGAACAGTTAGACAAAACTCGTCAATACAGCGTTTACACACGACCAAACCGAGAGTCTCTAGTTCTGTTCAAGTCGCAAGTGGAAGCGGGGCAGAAAATGCTGATGCTCGGTGATAACTACTGGCTAGTGATGCCGAAAAGTCGCCGCCCAATTCGCATTACTCCGATGCAGAAGCTGTTAGGTGAGGCATCAGTGGGTGATATCTCAACGCTAACTTGGAGCGAAGATTATCAGCCGAGCTTAATCACAACTGAAATGGTTGAATCTGGTGGGCAACAAATCAAAACCAATCAACTACAACTGCAGGCGACCACAAAAGGGGCCAGTTACCACCGAATCGATTTGTGGCTCAATCAATCGAATGACTTCCCCGTCAAAGCGGATCTCTATCTACGCTCAGGGAAACTGGCCAAACAAGCTTGGTTTACGGCGGGGGAGCGTGACGGTCAAACTCGCGTTGTTGCGATGACCTTACTTGATCAGATTCAACCTGCGAAAAAGACCGTAATTGAATATCAAGAGGTGACAGAAGCCGCGTTAGATGACAAGTACTACAACCCAGCTTATTTAACTCGTAACGCATTGTCGGAGCTATAA
- a CDS encoding DsbA family protein, protein MKQANKLYYVYDPMCSWCWGYKPVWTQIMTSLKDKLVVQYVVGGLAPDSDEPMPEPMREQIASYWKKIENYLGTEFNYQFWTQCTPRRSTYPSCRAALAARKQHAERQMVEAIQAAYYLEARNPSDSDVLISVAEKIGLDVKQFEQDYCSPELNQALMQELKFARSIGGNSFPSLFLQTESGIVELPIDYQSAQVTLEQIEGLI, encoded by the coding sequence ATGAAACAAGCCAACAAACTCTATTACGTCTACGACCCAATGTGCTCTTGGTGCTGGGGGTATAAACCCGTTTGGACGCAAATCATGACCTCGCTGAAAGATAAACTGGTAGTGCAGTATGTGGTGGGCGGTTTAGCACCAGACTCGGACGAGCCAATGCCTGAACCAATGAGAGAGCAGATCGCTTCTTATTGGAAAAAGATCGAAAACTACCTCGGTACTGAGTTTAACTACCAATTCTGGACACAATGCACACCTAGACGCTCCACTTATCCCTCTTGTCGTGCGGCATTAGCTGCCCGTAAGCAACATGCAGAGCGACAAATGGTTGAGGCGATTCAAGCGGCATACTACCTAGAGGCGAGAAACCCAAGTGATAGCGATGTGCTTATCTCAGTAGCGGAAAAAATTGGTTTAGATGTTAAGCAATTTGAGCAAGACTACTGTTCGCCTGAGCTCAATCAAGCACTTATGCAAGAGCTGAAGTTTGCTCGTAGTATCGGTGGGAATAGCTTTCCCTCGTTGTTTCTACAAACTGAGTCTGGCATTGTAGAGCTACCAATAGATTATCAATCTGCCCAAGTGACCCTTGAGCAGATAGAAGGGTTGATCTAA
- a CDS encoding LytR/AlgR family response regulator transcription factor: MVDKGYRAVIADDEPLLRHHLNKLLADAWPELEIVGLAKNGQEALELIELHQPEIIFLDIKMPQLDGMSAAKVIAKSGSEAQVVFVTAYDEFALQAFEANAADYLLKPLSEQRLDQCVAKLKRRLNSQQAQPSQPDVSALINQIQQLSSQNTPSYLSWLRASKGDDIHLIAISDVLYFKAEDKYVSVFAKSGSKTNEYLLRTSLKELMQQLDPNQFWQIHRSTIVNVSAIEKVKKVITGKMVVMVGNEKLPVSRAMQSQFTNLW; the protein is encoded by the coding sequence ATGGTTGATAAAGGATATCGCGCAGTTATAGCAGATGATGAACCATTGCTGCGTCACCACCTTAATAAGCTTCTTGCTGATGCGTGGCCGGAGCTAGAGATCGTTGGTTTAGCGAAGAACGGTCAAGAAGCGCTTGAGCTCATCGAGCTGCATCAACCAGAGATTATATTTCTCGATATCAAAATGCCGCAACTTGATGGCATGTCAGCGGCGAAAGTCATCGCCAAGAGTGGCAGTGAGGCGCAAGTCGTTTTTGTCACAGCCTACGATGAGTTTGCATTACAAGCGTTTGAAGCCAACGCGGCCGATTACCTGCTTAAACCTTTGTCGGAACAACGCCTTGACCAATGTGTCGCTAAGCTTAAACGTCGCCTGAATAGTCAGCAGGCGCAACCTTCTCAGCCTGATGTCTCTGCGCTTATCAATCAAATACAGCAACTGAGTAGTCAAAATACGCCGAGTTACTTGAGTTGGTTACGCGCCAGCAAAGGCGATGATATCCATCTAATTGCTATATCCGATGTACTCTATTTTAAAGCGGAAGATAAATACGTCTCTGTTTTTGCTAAGAGTGGCAGTAAAACAAACGAATACCTGCTAAGAACCTCACTAAAAGAGCTGATGCAGCAACTTGATCCCAACCAATTCTGGCAGATCCATCGCTCAACGATTGTGAATGTTTCGGCGATAGAAAAGGTCAAGAAAGTGATTACCGGCAAAATGGTTGTTATGGTGGGTAATGAAAAGCTCCCCGTCAGCCGTGCAATGCAGAGTCAATTTACTAACTTATGGTAG
- the dgcA gene encoding N-acetyl-D-Glu racemase DgcA: MQIQAHSHLIELATPFVISRGARTHCHVVRVTIQYNQWQAIGECTPYPRYGESVESVMAQISAWIPEIEKMSPFQAKQRLQTMPAGAARNAIDCALWQLIAQMEQSQFPAPFFDISPTIETAMTVSIGDVETMAKQAREYAQQGATLLKVKLDAEQVIEKVAAVRQSAPTCKIILDANEAWAELDLDELFTMLTQYDIAMIEQPLPSDNDSKLADVAHPIPLCADESCHTAEHLSELVDRYEMINIKLDKTGGLTEALELETRARALGFSIMVGCMLGTSIAMKAALPIATRAEIVDLDGPVLLGQDVENGLTYLNGTLSL; encoded by the coding sequence ATGCAAATACAGGCTCACTCCCACTTAATCGAACTCGCTACGCCGTTTGTCATATCGCGCGGTGCACGCACACATTGCCACGTTGTGAGAGTGACCATCCAGTATAACCAGTGGCAAGCAATCGGAGAATGTACGCCTTATCCACGATATGGTGAGAGTGTCGAGTCCGTCATGGCACAAATCTCCGCTTGGATTCCGGAGATAGAAAAAATGTCGCCTTTCCAAGCTAAGCAGCGATTACAGACGATGCCTGCTGGCGCTGCTCGAAATGCGATCGACTGCGCCCTATGGCAGCTTATTGCTCAAATGGAACAAAGTCAGTTTCCTGCACCCTTTTTCGACATTTCGCCCACAATTGAGACCGCAATGACAGTGTCGATTGGCGATGTAGAAACAATGGCTAAACAAGCCCGAGAATATGCCCAGCAAGGCGCGACCCTGCTAAAGGTTAAGCTTGATGCTGAACAAGTAATAGAGAAAGTCGCCGCGGTGCGCCAGTCAGCGCCAACATGTAAAATTATTCTTGATGCTAATGAGGCATGGGCAGAGTTAGACCTTGATGAACTGTTTACGATGCTCACTCAATACGATATTGCGATGATTGAGCAGCCACTTCCGTCAGATAACGACTCTAAGTTGGCCGATGTTGCGCACCCGATTCCATTATGCGCCGACGAAAGCTGCCACACCGCAGAGCACCTTTCCGAGCTTGTTGATCGTTATGAAATGATCAATATAAAACTCGATAAGACAGGTGGACTCACCGAGGCACTTGAATTAGAAACCAGAGCTCGCGCTTTAGGTTTCTCTATCATGGTAGGTTGTATGCTTGGCACATCAATAGCAATGAAAGCTGCCCTGCCCATTGCGACAAGAGCAGAAATCGTCGATTTAGATGGGCCTGTTTTGCTGGGTCAAGATGTTGAAAATGGTCTCACGTACCTAAATGGCACCTTGAGCTTATAA
- a CDS encoding ABC transporter permease produces MGKLIPDSLRIAFLNLKRNGRRSTLSILIVAIAIFALTSAGGFGLYTYDSLKESTARDTGHLTISQPDYFEKDEEMPLANGLAGSGSITQQLIANEHVRGVQPRIDFTGLVSNGSKSTIFVGIGVNEREFDMKGPFLDVREGKTLSSPQSSRYDPSEPEVMLGVDLARNLSVQPGDWVTLLATTSDGALNAYDYKVRGIYSTGVPELDKRQLYIHVTSAQELLSSDKVSTLSVFLFDTALTDNMQSWVEQALARVDLPQAVEVTPWQERAFFYTKVKDLYDRIFGIMGAVMAMVVFVALFNTMTMSVTERTREIGTLSALGTYPREIVLGFVRESALLALIGSAIGGLLSLLTSGLLMVVDVQMPPPPGRSDGYPLNIYFSPELFAATALGVLLICVAAAWLSVSKGVKKPITEALIYV; encoded by the coding sequence ATGGGCAAGTTAATTCCAGATTCACTACGCATTGCCTTTCTCAACCTGAAGAGAAACGGGCGCCGTAGCACCTTATCAATCTTGATCGTAGCGATTGCGATTTTTGCTCTTACATCGGCTGGTGGCTTCGGTCTTTATACTTATGACTCGCTGAAAGAGTCGACTGCTCGCGATACCGGTCACTTAACCATCAGCCAGCCAGACTACTTTGAAAAAGATGAAGAGATGCCGCTAGCCAACGGATTAGCTGGCTCAGGAAGTATTACCCAGCAGCTAATCGCCAACGAGCATGTTCGAGGTGTGCAGCCAAGAATCGACTTTACCGGTTTAGTTTCTAATGGCAGTAAATCGACCATCTTTGTTGGCATTGGCGTCAATGAACGAGAGTTCGATATGAAAGGGCCGTTCCTCGATGTACGTGAAGGAAAAACATTGTCGAGCCCTCAATCATCACGTTATGACCCGAGTGAGCCTGAAGTCATGTTGGGTGTCGATTTAGCCAGAAACCTAAGTGTGCAGCCGGGTGACTGGGTTACATTACTTGCGACAACCAGTGATGGCGCGTTAAATGCGTATGACTACAAAGTTCGTGGTATCTACTCAACAGGTGTGCCTGAGCTCGATAAGCGTCAGTTGTATATTCACGTGACTTCGGCGCAAGAGCTGTTGTCTAGCGATAAAGTCAGCACCTTATCTGTGTTCTTATTCGATACCGCCTTAACTGACAATATGCAATCTTGGGTAGAGCAAGCATTGGCTCGCGTTGACTTACCACAAGCAGTTGAAGTGACGCCTTGGCAAGAACGTGCCTTCTTCTACACCAAGGTAAAAGACTTATATGACCGAATCTTTGGCATCATGGGCGCGGTAATGGCGATGGTGGTTTTCGTTGCACTTTTCAACACGATGACGATGTCGGTGACAGAGCGCACTCGTGAGATTGGCACACTGTCAGCGCTTGGAACCTACCCGCGAGAGATTGTTTTAGGCTTTGTCAGAGAATCAGCCTTGCTCGCTTTAATTGGGTCAGCCATAGGTGGGCTATTGAGCCTGTTAACTAGCGGACTTTTGATGGTAGTTGATGTCCAAATGCCACCGCCGCCAGGACGCAGCGACGGCTATCCACTTAACATTTATTTTTCTCCTGAGTTATTTGCAGCCACGGCGCTAGGTGTATTGCTGATATGCGTTGCTGCTGCATGGTTATCGGTATCAAAAGGCGTTAAAAAACCAATCACGGAGGCACTTATCTATGTTTAA
- a CDS encoding sensor histidine kinase, producing MATHKNAKSDVVKSFGYTAAFCAVIALVTQTIWPSAYIEHLVISLGYGFSSVVGSIAISRWKPELSTRYVNFFSLVIAMVIGTSNAYFWLNSYDNFSELSQLKPVAILGLIFTITCFSYFYIYEQKLLAQKELEKAKRLQSEQEKALVLSQLRQLQSQIEPHFLFNTLANVNALISHDPKAAQHMLDKLTELLRGAVINSRQESSSMTAELNLVDAYLAIQKIRLGERLEYRIDNQLTEPMPLAPLLIQPLVENAIQHGIEPKVDGGEIEIKVSQKEQFVCIEVNDSGVGLTQSTNSSGHGIGLQNTRERIGALYGELAELSIKQSNLGGVQSSICIPTESLRV from the coding sequence ATGGCAACACACAAAAACGCAAAGTCTGACGTGGTAAAGAGCTTTGGCTACACAGCCGCATTTTGTGCTGTTATCGCCCTTGTGACTCAGACCATTTGGCCAAGTGCTTATATTGAACACCTTGTGATCAGTCTCGGCTATGGTTTTAGTTCTGTGGTCGGTTCCATTGCCATCAGTCGCTGGAAGCCAGAGCTATCAACAAGGTATGTTAACTTTTTCTCGCTAGTGATTGCGATGGTCATCGGGACATCCAATGCTTACTTTTGGCTTAATAGTTACGATAACTTCAGTGAGCTAAGCCAGTTAAAACCGGTGGCAATCTTAGGGCTGATTTTCACTATCACCTGCTTTTCTTACTTTTACATTTATGAGCAAAAGCTGCTCGCGCAGAAAGAGTTAGAGAAAGCTAAGCGACTTCAATCGGAGCAAGAAAAAGCCTTAGTGTTAAGTCAGCTACGCCAATTACAAAGCCAGATCGAGCCGCATTTCTTGTTTAATACTTTAGCCAACGTTAATGCCTTGATAAGCCACGACCCAAAAGCGGCGCAGCATATGCTCGACAAACTTACAGAGCTGCTTAGGGGAGCGGTAATCAATAGTCGCCAAGAGAGTTCATCAATGACTGCCGAGCTTAACCTTGTTGATGCCTATTTAGCGATCCAGAAGATTCGTTTAGGTGAGCGTTTGGAATATCGAATAGATAATCAGTTGACTGAGCCAATGCCACTCGCGCCTTTGCTTATCCAGCCTTTGGTAGAAAACGCGATACAACATGGTATTGAACCTAAAGTCGACGGTGGAGAGATCGAAATCAAAGTCTCACAAAAAGAACAATTTGTGTGCATAGAAGTTAATGACTCTGGGGTAGGATTAACGCAATCTACGAATAGCAGTGGTCACGGTATTGGTTTACAAAATACCCGAGAAAGAATCGGTGCTTTGTATGGGGAACTTGCTGAGTTATCGATAAAGCAGTCCAATTTGGGTGGTGTTCAATCGTCGATTTGCATTCCGACTGAGAGCTTACGAGTATAG